The following coding sequences are from one Rissa tridactyla isolate bRisTri1 chromosome 14, bRisTri1.patW.cur.20221130, whole genome shotgun sequence window:
- the KCNT1 gene encoding potassium channel subfamily T member 1 isoform X9 has protein sequence MARAKLKNSPSESNSHVKTVPPATTEDVHGVSPLLPARRMGSLASDVGQRVQVEFYVNENTFKERLKLFFIKNQRSSLRIRLFNFSLKLLTCLLYIVRVLLDNPEEGIGCWECEKQNYTTFNQSTKINWSHIFWVDRKMPLWAVQVSIALISFLETMLLIYLSYKGNIWEQIFRISFILEMINTVPFIITIFWPPLRNLFIPVFLNCWLAKYALENMINDLHRAIQRTQSAMFNQVLILICTLLCLVFTGTCGIQHLERAGEKLSLFKSFYFCIVTFSTVGYGDVTPKIWPSQLLVVIMICVALVVLPLQFEELVYLWMERQKSGGNYSRHRAQTEKHVVLCVSSLKIDLLMDFLNEFYAHPRLQDYYVVILCPTEMDIQVRRVLQIPLWSQRVIYLQGSALKDQDLMRAKMDNGEACFILSSRNEVDRTAADHQTILRAWAVKDFAPNCPLYVQILKPENKFHVKFADHVVCEEECKYAMLALNCVCPATSTLITLLVHTSRGQEGQESPEQWQRMYGRCSGNEVYHIRMGDSKFFMEYEGKSFTYAAFHAHKKYGVCLIGIRREENKSILLNPGPRHIMAASDTCFYINITKEENSAFIFKQEEKQKKKGFAGRGTYDGPSRLPVHSIIASMGTVAMDLQNTECRPANSSKLTLPAENGSGNRRPSIAPVLELADTSSLLPCDLLSDQSEDEMTQSDEEGSAVVEYVKGYPPNSPYIGSSPTLCHLLPEKAPFCCLRLDKGCKHNSFEDAKAYGFKNKLIIVSAETAGNGLYNFIVPLRAYYRSRKELNPIVLLLDNKPEHHFLEAICCFPMVYYMEGTIDNLDSLLQCGIIYADNLVVVDKESTMSAEEDYMADAKTIVNVQTMFRLFPSLSIITELTHPSNMRFMQFRAKDSYSLALSKLEKKERENGSNLAFMFRLPFAAGRVFSISMLDTLLYQSFVKDYMITITRLLLGLDTTPGSGYLCAMKITEDDLWIRTYGRLFQKLCSSSAEIPIGIYRTESHMFATSEPHDIRAQSQISINVEDCEDTKDVKEHWGIKTSHHRNSCSSDQSEHPLLRRKSMQWARRLSRKGNKHSSKTAEWISQQRLSLYRRSERQELSELVKNRMKHLGLPTTGYDEMNDHQNTLSYVLINPPPDTRLELNDIVYLIRSDPLAHVANDGHSRKSSCSNKLGPCNPETRDETQL, from the exons GGTGCAGGTCGAGTTCTACGTGAATGAAAACACCTTCAAGGAGCGTCTGAAGCTCTTCTTCATCAAAAACCAGCGATCGA GCCTGAGGATCCGGCTCTTCAACTTCTCGCTGAAGCTGCTCACCTGCCTCCTGTACATCGTCCGCGTCCTGCTGGACAACCCGGAGGAGGGCATAGGCTG CTGGGAATGCGAAAAGCAGAATTACACCACGTTCAACCAGTCCACGAAGATAAACTG gtCACACATCTTCTGGGTGGATAGAAAAATGCCGCTGTGGGCTGTGCAG GTCAGCATAGCTTTAATCAGCTTTCTGGAGACCATGCTGCTCATCTATCTCAGCTACAAG GGGAACATCTGGGAACAGATCTTTCGCATTTCATTCATCCTTGAGATGATCAACACAGTGCCATTTATTATCACG ATATTCTGGCCTCCTTTGCGGAATTTGTTCATCCCCGTGTTTCTGAACTGCTGGCTTGCCAAGTACGCCCTGGAGAACATGATT aACGACCTGCACCGAGCCATACAAAGGACCCAGTCTGCAATGTTTAACCAGGTGCTCATTCTGATCTGCACCCTCCTGTGTCTCGTTTTCACGGG GACCTGTGGCATCCAGCACTTAGAAAGAGCAGGTGAGAAGCTCTCCCTCTTCAAGTCCTTCTATTTCTGCATCGTCACTTTTTCCACCGTGGGCTACGGAGACGTGACACCAAAGATCTGGCCTTCCCAGCTCCTCGTCGTGATAATGATTTGCGTCGCCCTGGTTGTGCTGCCGCTGCAG TTTGAGGAGCTCGTCTACCTGTGGATGGAGCGGCAGAAGTCGGGGGGCAATTACAGCCGTCACCGTGCCCAGACAGAGAAACACGTTGTCCTCTGTGTCAGCTCCCTCAAGATTGATCTCCTCATGGACTTCCTCAATGAGTTTTACGCCCACCCGCGCCTACAG GATTACTACGTGGTGATACTTTGCCCGACAGAGATGGACATCCAGGTGCGGCGGGTCCTGCAGATCCCTCTGTGGTCGCAGCGAGTGATCTACCTCCAGGGCTCTGCGCTGAAGGACCAGGACCTCATGAGAGCCAA GATGGACAACGGAGAAGCCTGCTTCATTCTCAGCAGCCGGAACGAGGTGGACCGCACCGCGGCG GACCACCAGACCATCCTGAGAGCCTGGGCTGTGAAAGATTTTGCTCCAAACTGTCCTCTCTACGTTCAGATCCTAAAGCCTGAAAACAAGTTTCACGTGAAGTTCGCCG ATCACGTCGTCTGCGAAGAGGAGTGCAAATACGCCATGCTGGCGTTGAACTGCGTCTGCCCCGCCACCTCCACCCTCATCACGCTGCTGGTGCACACCTCCCGCGGCCA GGAGGGCCAGGAGTCGCCGGAGCAGTGGCAGCGGATGTACGGGCGCTGCTCGGGCAATGAGGTCTACCACATCCGGATGGGCGACAGCAAGTTCTTCATGGAGTACGAGGGGAAGAGCTTCACCTACGCCGCCTTCCACGCGCACAAGAA GTACGGCGTCTGCCTGATCGGCATCCGGAGGGAGGAGAACAAGAGCATCCTGCTGAACCCTGGCCCGCGGCACATCATGGCAGCGTCTGACACCTGCTTCTACATCAACATCACCAAGGAGGAGAACTCCGCCTTCATCTTcaagcaggaggagaagcagaagaagAAGGGCTTTGCGGGGAGAGGCACCTACGACGGCCCGTCCCGCCTGCCCGTGCACAGCATCATCGCCAGCATGG GTACAGTAGCCATGGACCTGCAAAACACGGAGTGCCGCCCCGCTAACAGCAGCAAGCTGACGTTGCCGGCGGAGAACGGCTCGGGCAACCGCCGGCCCAGCATCGCGCCCGTCCTCGAGCTGGCCGACACCTCATCCCTGCTGCCCTGTGACCTGCTCAGCGACCAGTCGGAAGACGAAATGACGCAGTCGGACGAGGAGGGGTCGGCCGTTGTGGA GTACGTGAAGGGCTACCCACCGAACTCCCCCTACATTGGGAGCTCCCCGACTCTGTGCCACCTTTTACCGGAGAAAGCCCCTTTCTGCTGCCTGAGGCTGGACAAG GGCTGCAAGCACAACAGCTTTGAAGACGCCAAAGCCTACGGGTTTAAGAACAAACTGATTATCGTTTCGGCGGAGACGGCTGGGAACGGACTGTATAACTTCATCGTCCCCCTTCGTGCGTACTATCGGTCCCGCAAAGAGTTGAATCCAATTGTGTTGCTGCTGGACAACAA GCCCGAGCACCACTTTCTGGAAGCCATCTGTTGTTTCCCCATGGTTTACTACATGGAGGGCACGATCGACAA CCTGGACAGCTTGCTGCAGTGCGGCATCATCTACGCCGACAACCTGGTGGTTGTGGACAAGGAGAGCACGATGAGCGCTGAGGAGGACTACATGGCGGATGCAAAGACGATTGTCAATGTCCAGACCATGTTCAG GCTCTTCCCCAGCCTCAGCATTATCACGGAGCTGACCCACCCCTCCAACATGAGGTTCATGCAGTTCAGAGCAAAGGACAGTTACTCTCTTGCCCTTTCCAAGCTAGAAAAG AAAGAGCGAGAGAATggctccaacctggccttcatgTTCCGGCTGCCCTTCGCGGCCGGGAGGGTCTTCAGCATCAGCATGCTGGACACGCTGCTCTACCAG TCGTTCGTGAAGGACTACATGATCACCATCACGCGGTTGCTGCTGGGCCTCGACACCACGCCGGGCTCCGGCTACCTCTGTGCG ATGAAGATCACTGAAGATGACCTGTGGATCCGGACGTACGGCCGCCTCTTCCAGAAGCTCTGCTCCTCCAGTGCGGAGATTCCCATTGGGATTTACAGGACAGAGTCGCACATGTTCGCAACCTCTGAG CCCCACGACATCCGAGCGCAG TCACAGATCTCAATCAATGTTGAGGACTGCGAGGACACGAAGGATGTCAAGGAGCACTGGGGCATCAAGACCAGCCACCACAGGAACTCGTGCTCCAGCGACCAGTCCGAGCACCCGCTGCTGCGGCGCAAGAGCATGCAGTGGGCTCGCCGCCTGAGCAGGAAGGGCAACAAGCACTCCAGCAAGACGGCCGAGTGGATCAGCCAGCAGCGCCTCAGCCTCTACCGGCGCTCCGAGAGGCAGGAGCTTTCCGAGCTGGTCAAAAACCGTATGAAGCACCTGGGCTTGCCCACGACCGGGTACG ACGAGATGAATGACCACCAGAACACGTTGTCCTACGTCCTGATCAATCCCCCCCCGGACACGCGGCTGGAGCTCAACGACATCGT GTACCTGATCCGCTCCGACCCGCTGGCCCACGTGGCCAATGATGGCCACAGTCgcaagagcagctgcagcaacaAGCTGGGCCCCTGCAACCCTGAAACACGCGACGAGACCCAGCTGTGA
- the KCNT1 gene encoding potassium channel subfamily T member 1 isoform X8: MVQVEFYVNENTFKERLKLFFIKNQRSSLRIRLFNFSLKLLTCLLYIVRVLLDNPEEGIGCWECEKQNYTTFNQSTKINWSHIFWVDRKMPLWAVQVSIALISFLETMLLIYLSYKGNIWEQIFRISFILEMINTVPFIITIFWPPLRNLFIPVFLNCWLAKYALENMINDLHRAIQRTQSAMFNQVLILICTLLCLVFTGTCGIQHLERAGEKLSLFKSFYFCIVTFSTVGYGDVTPKIWPSQLLVVIMICVALVVLPLQFEELVYLWMERQKSGGNYSRHRAQTEKHVVLCVSSLKIDLLMDFLNEFYAHPRLQDYYVVILCPTEMDIQVRRVLQIPLWSQRVIYLQGSALKDQDLMRAKMDNGEACFILSSRNEVDRTAADHQTILRAWAVKDFAPNCPLYVQILKPENKFHVKFADHVVCEEECKYAMLALNCVCPATSTLITLLVHTSRGQEGQESPEQWQRMYGRCSGNEVYHIRMGDSKFFMEYEGKSFTYAAFHAHKKYGVCLIGIRREENKSILLNPGPRHIMAASDTCFYINITKEENSAFIFKQEEKQKKKGFAGRGTYDGPSRLPVHSIIASMGTVAMDLQNTECRPANSSKLTLPAENGSGNRRPSIAPVLELADTSSLLPCDLLSDQSEDEMTQSDEEGSAVVEYVKGYPPNSPYIGSSPTLCHLLPEKAPFCCLRLDKGCKHNSFEDAKAYGFKNKLIIVSAETAGNGLYNFIVPLRAYYRSRKELNPIVLLLDNKPEHHFLEAICCFPMVYYMEGTIDNLDSLLQCGIIYADNLVVVDKESTMSAEEDYMADAKTIVNVQTMFRLFPSLSIITELTHPSNMRFMQFRAKDSYSLALSKLEKKERENGSNLAFMFRLPFAAGRVFSISMLDTLLYQSFVKDYMITITRLLLGLDTTPGSGYLCAMKITEDDLWIRTYGRLFQKLCSSSAEIPIGIYRTESHMFATSEPHDIRAQSQISINVEDCEDTKDVKEHWGIKTSHHRNSCSSDQSEHPLLRRKSMQWARRLSRKGNKHSSKTAEWISQQRLSLYRRSERQELSELVKNRMKHLGLPTTGYEDVANLTASDVMNRVNLGYLQDEMNDHQNTLSYVLINPPPDTRLELNDIVYLIRSDPLAHVANDGHSRKSSCSNKLGPCNPETRDETQL, from the exons AT GGTGCAGGTCGAGTTCTACGTGAATGAAAACACCTTCAAGGAGCGTCTGAAGCTCTTCTTCATCAAAAACCAGCGATCGA GCCTGAGGATCCGGCTCTTCAACTTCTCGCTGAAGCTGCTCACCTGCCTCCTGTACATCGTCCGCGTCCTGCTGGACAACCCGGAGGAGGGCATAGGCTG CTGGGAATGCGAAAAGCAGAATTACACCACGTTCAACCAGTCCACGAAGATAAACTG gtCACACATCTTCTGGGTGGATAGAAAAATGCCGCTGTGGGCTGTGCAG GTCAGCATAGCTTTAATCAGCTTTCTGGAGACCATGCTGCTCATCTATCTCAGCTACAAG GGGAACATCTGGGAACAGATCTTTCGCATTTCATTCATCCTTGAGATGATCAACACAGTGCCATTTATTATCACG ATATTCTGGCCTCCTTTGCGGAATTTGTTCATCCCCGTGTTTCTGAACTGCTGGCTTGCCAAGTACGCCCTGGAGAACATGATT aACGACCTGCACCGAGCCATACAAAGGACCCAGTCTGCAATGTTTAACCAGGTGCTCATTCTGATCTGCACCCTCCTGTGTCTCGTTTTCACGGG GACCTGTGGCATCCAGCACTTAGAAAGAGCAGGTGAGAAGCTCTCCCTCTTCAAGTCCTTCTATTTCTGCATCGTCACTTTTTCCACCGTGGGCTACGGAGACGTGACACCAAAGATCTGGCCTTCCCAGCTCCTCGTCGTGATAATGATTTGCGTCGCCCTGGTTGTGCTGCCGCTGCAG TTTGAGGAGCTCGTCTACCTGTGGATGGAGCGGCAGAAGTCGGGGGGCAATTACAGCCGTCACCGTGCCCAGACAGAGAAACACGTTGTCCTCTGTGTCAGCTCCCTCAAGATTGATCTCCTCATGGACTTCCTCAATGAGTTTTACGCCCACCCGCGCCTACAG GATTACTACGTGGTGATACTTTGCCCGACAGAGATGGACATCCAGGTGCGGCGGGTCCTGCAGATCCCTCTGTGGTCGCAGCGAGTGATCTACCTCCAGGGCTCTGCGCTGAAGGACCAGGACCTCATGAGAGCCAA GATGGACAACGGAGAAGCCTGCTTCATTCTCAGCAGCCGGAACGAGGTGGACCGCACCGCGGCG GACCACCAGACCATCCTGAGAGCCTGGGCTGTGAAAGATTTTGCTCCAAACTGTCCTCTCTACGTTCAGATCCTAAAGCCTGAAAACAAGTTTCACGTGAAGTTCGCCG ATCACGTCGTCTGCGAAGAGGAGTGCAAATACGCCATGCTGGCGTTGAACTGCGTCTGCCCCGCCACCTCCACCCTCATCACGCTGCTGGTGCACACCTCCCGCGGCCA GGAGGGCCAGGAGTCGCCGGAGCAGTGGCAGCGGATGTACGGGCGCTGCTCGGGCAATGAGGTCTACCACATCCGGATGGGCGACAGCAAGTTCTTCATGGAGTACGAGGGGAAGAGCTTCACCTACGCCGCCTTCCACGCGCACAAGAA GTACGGCGTCTGCCTGATCGGCATCCGGAGGGAGGAGAACAAGAGCATCCTGCTGAACCCTGGCCCGCGGCACATCATGGCAGCGTCTGACACCTGCTTCTACATCAACATCACCAAGGAGGAGAACTCCGCCTTCATCTTcaagcaggaggagaagcagaagaagAAGGGCTTTGCGGGGAGAGGCACCTACGACGGCCCGTCCCGCCTGCCCGTGCACAGCATCATCGCCAGCATGG GTACAGTAGCCATGGACCTGCAAAACACGGAGTGCCGCCCCGCTAACAGCAGCAAGCTGACGTTGCCGGCGGAGAACGGCTCGGGCAACCGCCGGCCCAGCATCGCGCCCGTCCTCGAGCTGGCCGACACCTCATCCCTGCTGCCCTGTGACCTGCTCAGCGACCAGTCGGAAGACGAAATGACGCAGTCGGACGAGGAGGGGTCGGCCGTTGTGGA GTACGTGAAGGGCTACCCACCGAACTCCCCCTACATTGGGAGCTCCCCGACTCTGTGCCACCTTTTACCGGAGAAAGCCCCTTTCTGCTGCCTGAGGCTGGACAAG GGCTGCAAGCACAACAGCTTTGAAGACGCCAAAGCCTACGGGTTTAAGAACAAACTGATTATCGTTTCGGCGGAGACGGCTGGGAACGGACTGTATAACTTCATCGTCCCCCTTCGTGCGTACTATCGGTCCCGCAAAGAGTTGAATCCAATTGTGTTGCTGCTGGACAACAA GCCCGAGCACCACTTTCTGGAAGCCATCTGTTGTTTCCCCATGGTTTACTACATGGAGGGCACGATCGACAA CCTGGACAGCTTGCTGCAGTGCGGCATCATCTACGCCGACAACCTGGTGGTTGTGGACAAGGAGAGCACGATGAGCGCTGAGGAGGACTACATGGCGGATGCAAAGACGATTGTCAATGTCCAGACCATGTTCAG GCTCTTCCCCAGCCTCAGCATTATCACGGAGCTGACCCACCCCTCCAACATGAGGTTCATGCAGTTCAGAGCAAAGGACAGTTACTCTCTTGCCCTTTCCAAGCTAGAAAAG AAAGAGCGAGAGAATggctccaacctggccttcatgTTCCGGCTGCCCTTCGCGGCCGGGAGGGTCTTCAGCATCAGCATGCTGGACACGCTGCTCTACCAG TCGTTCGTGAAGGACTACATGATCACCATCACGCGGTTGCTGCTGGGCCTCGACACCACGCCGGGCTCCGGCTACCTCTGTGCG ATGAAGATCACTGAAGATGACCTGTGGATCCGGACGTACGGCCGCCTCTTCCAGAAGCTCTGCTCCTCCAGTGCGGAGATTCCCATTGGGATTTACAGGACAGAGTCGCACATGTTCGCAACCTCTGAG CCCCACGACATCCGAGCGCAG TCACAGATCTCAATCAATGTTGAGGACTGCGAGGACACGAAGGATGTCAAGGAGCACTGGGGCATCAAGACCAGCCACCACAGGAACTCGTGCTCCAGCGACCAGTCCGAGCACCCGCTGCTGCGGCGCAAGAGCATGCAGTGGGCTCGCCGCCTGAGCAGGAAGGGCAACAAGCACTCCAGCAAGACGGCCGAGTGGATCAGCCAGCAGCGCCTCAGCCTCTACCGGCGCTCCGAGAGGCAGGAGCTTTCCGAGCTGGTCAAAAACCGTATGAAGCACCTGGGCTTGCCCACGACCGGGTACG AGGATGTAGCAAATTTAACAGCCAGTGATGTGATGAATCGGGTAAACCTGGGATATTTGCAAG ACGAGATGAATGACCACCAGAACACGTTGTCCTACGTCCTGATCAATCCCCCCCCGGACACGCGGCTGGAGCTCAACGACATCGT GTACCTGATCCGCTCCGACCCGCTGGCCCACGTGGCCAATGATGGCCACAGTCgcaagagcagctgcagcaacaAGCTGGGCCCCTGCAACCCTGAAACACGCGACGAGACCCAGCTGTGA
- the KCNT1 gene encoding potassium channel subfamily T member 1 isoform X7, protein MTELESEVLPLPPRYRFRDLLLGDQSFQSDDRVQVEFYVNENTFKERLKLFFIKNQRSSLRIRLFNFSLKLLTCLLYIVRVLLDNPEEGIGCWECEKQNYTTFNQSTKINWSHIFWVDRKMPLWAVQVSIALISFLETMLLIYLSYKGNIWEQIFRISFILEMINTVPFIITIFWPPLRNLFIPVFLNCWLAKYALENMINDLHRAIQRTQSAMFNQVLILICTLLCLVFTGTCGIQHLERAGEKLSLFKSFYFCIVTFSTVGYGDVTPKIWPSQLLVVIMICVALVVLPLQFEELVYLWMERQKSGGNYSRHRAQTEKHVVLCVSSLKIDLLMDFLNEFYAHPRLQDYYVVILCPTEMDIQVRRVLQIPLWSQRVIYLQGSALKDQDLMRAKMDNGEACFILSSRNEVDRTAADHQTILRAWAVKDFAPNCPLYVQILKPENKFHVKFADHVVCEEECKYAMLALNCVCPATSTLITLLVHTSRGQEGQESPEQWQRMYGRCSGNEVYHIRMGDSKFFMEYEGKSFTYAAFHAHKKYGVCLIGIRREENKSILLNPGPRHIMAASDTCFYINITKEENSAFIFKQEEKQKKKGFAGRGTYDGPSRLPVHSIIASMGTVAMDLQNTECRPANSSKLTLPAENGSGNRRPSIAPVLELADTSSLLPCDLLSDQSEDEMTQSDEEGSAVVEYVKGYPPNSPYIGSSPTLCHLLPEKAPFCCLRLDKGCKHNSFEDAKAYGFKNKLIIVSAETAGNGLYNFIVPLRAYYRSRKELNPIVLLLDNKPEHHFLEAICCFPMVYYMEGTIDNLDSLLQCGIIYADNLVVVDKESTMSAEEDYMADAKTIVNVQTMFRLFPSLSIITELTHPSNMRFMQFRAKDSYSLALSKLEKKERENGSNLAFMFRLPFAAGRVFSISMLDTLLYQSFVKDYMITITRLLLGLDTTPGSGYLCAMKITEDDLWIRTYGRLFQKLCSSSAEIPIGIYRTESHMFATSEPHDIRAQSQISINVEDCEDTKDVKEHWGIKTSHHRNSCSSDQSEHPLLRRKSMQWARRLSRKGNKHSSKTAEWISQQRLSLYRRSERQELSELVKNRMKHLGLPTTGYEDVANLTASDVMNRVNLGYLQDEMNDHQNTLSYVLINPPPDTRLELNDIVYLIRSDPLAHVANDGHSRKSSCSNKLGPCNPETRDETQL, encoded by the exons GGTGCAGGTCGAGTTCTACGTGAATGAAAACACCTTCAAGGAGCGTCTGAAGCTCTTCTTCATCAAAAACCAGCGATCGA GCCTGAGGATCCGGCTCTTCAACTTCTCGCTGAAGCTGCTCACCTGCCTCCTGTACATCGTCCGCGTCCTGCTGGACAACCCGGAGGAGGGCATAGGCTG CTGGGAATGCGAAAAGCAGAATTACACCACGTTCAACCAGTCCACGAAGATAAACTG gtCACACATCTTCTGGGTGGATAGAAAAATGCCGCTGTGGGCTGTGCAG GTCAGCATAGCTTTAATCAGCTTTCTGGAGACCATGCTGCTCATCTATCTCAGCTACAAG GGGAACATCTGGGAACAGATCTTTCGCATTTCATTCATCCTTGAGATGATCAACACAGTGCCATTTATTATCACG ATATTCTGGCCTCCTTTGCGGAATTTGTTCATCCCCGTGTTTCTGAACTGCTGGCTTGCCAAGTACGCCCTGGAGAACATGATT aACGACCTGCACCGAGCCATACAAAGGACCCAGTCTGCAATGTTTAACCAGGTGCTCATTCTGATCTGCACCCTCCTGTGTCTCGTTTTCACGGG GACCTGTGGCATCCAGCACTTAGAAAGAGCAGGTGAGAAGCTCTCCCTCTTCAAGTCCTTCTATTTCTGCATCGTCACTTTTTCCACCGTGGGCTACGGAGACGTGACACCAAAGATCTGGCCTTCCCAGCTCCTCGTCGTGATAATGATTTGCGTCGCCCTGGTTGTGCTGCCGCTGCAG TTTGAGGAGCTCGTCTACCTGTGGATGGAGCGGCAGAAGTCGGGGGGCAATTACAGCCGTCACCGTGCCCAGACAGAGAAACACGTTGTCCTCTGTGTCAGCTCCCTCAAGATTGATCTCCTCATGGACTTCCTCAATGAGTTTTACGCCCACCCGCGCCTACAG GATTACTACGTGGTGATACTTTGCCCGACAGAGATGGACATCCAGGTGCGGCGGGTCCTGCAGATCCCTCTGTGGTCGCAGCGAGTGATCTACCTCCAGGGCTCTGCGCTGAAGGACCAGGACCTCATGAGAGCCAA GATGGACAACGGAGAAGCCTGCTTCATTCTCAGCAGCCGGAACGAGGTGGACCGCACCGCGGCG GACCACCAGACCATCCTGAGAGCCTGGGCTGTGAAAGATTTTGCTCCAAACTGTCCTCTCTACGTTCAGATCCTAAAGCCTGAAAACAAGTTTCACGTGAAGTTCGCCG ATCACGTCGTCTGCGAAGAGGAGTGCAAATACGCCATGCTGGCGTTGAACTGCGTCTGCCCCGCCACCTCCACCCTCATCACGCTGCTGGTGCACACCTCCCGCGGCCA GGAGGGCCAGGAGTCGCCGGAGCAGTGGCAGCGGATGTACGGGCGCTGCTCGGGCAATGAGGTCTACCACATCCGGATGGGCGACAGCAAGTTCTTCATGGAGTACGAGGGGAAGAGCTTCACCTACGCCGCCTTCCACGCGCACAAGAA GTACGGCGTCTGCCTGATCGGCATCCGGAGGGAGGAGAACAAGAGCATCCTGCTGAACCCTGGCCCGCGGCACATCATGGCAGCGTCTGACACCTGCTTCTACATCAACATCACCAAGGAGGAGAACTCCGCCTTCATCTTcaagcaggaggagaagcagaagaagAAGGGCTTTGCGGGGAGAGGCACCTACGACGGCCCGTCCCGCCTGCCCGTGCACAGCATCATCGCCAGCATGG GTACAGTAGCCATGGACCTGCAAAACACGGAGTGCCGCCCCGCTAACAGCAGCAAGCTGACGTTGCCGGCGGAGAACGGCTCGGGCAACCGCCGGCCCAGCATCGCGCCCGTCCTCGAGCTGGCCGACACCTCATCCCTGCTGCCCTGTGACCTGCTCAGCGACCAGTCGGAAGACGAAATGACGCAGTCGGACGAGGAGGGGTCGGCCGTTGTGGA GTACGTGAAGGGCTACCCACCGAACTCCCCCTACATTGGGAGCTCCCCGACTCTGTGCCACCTTTTACCGGAGAAAGCCCCTTTCTGCTGCCTGAGGCTGGACAAG GGCTGCAAGCACAACAGCTTTGAAGACGCCAAAGCCTACGGGTTTAAGAACAAACTGATTATCGTTTCGGCGGAGACGGCTGGGAACGGACTGTATAACTTCATCGTCCCCCTTCGTGCGTACTATCGGTCCCGCAAAGAGTTGAATCCAATTGTGTTGCTGCTGGACAACAA GCCCGAGCACCACTTTCTGGAAGCCATCTGTTGTTTCCCCATGGTTTACTACATGGAGGGCACGATCGACAA CCTGGACAGCTTGCTGCAGTGCGGCATCATCTACGCCGACAACCTGGTGGTTGTGGACAAGGAGAGCACGATGAGCGCTGAGGAGGACTACATGGCGGATGCAAAGACGATTGTCAATGTCCAGACCATGTTCAG GCTCTTCCCCAGCCTCAGCATTATCACGGAGCTGACCCACCCCTCCAACATGAGGTTCATGCAGTTCAGAGCAAAGGACAGTTACTCTCTTGCCCTTTCCAAGCTAGAAAAG AAAGAGCGAGAGAATggctccaacctggccttcatgTTCCGGCTGCCCTTCGCGGCCGGGAGGGTCTTCAGCATCAGCATGCTGGACACGCTGCTCTACCAG TCGTTCGTGAAGGACTACATGATCACCATCACGCGGTTGCTGCTGGGCCTCGACACCACGCCGGGCTCCGGCTACCTCTGTGCG ATGAAGATCACTGAAGATGACCTGTGGATCCGGACGTACGGCCGCCTCTTCCAGAAGCTCTGCTCCTCCAGTGCGGAGATTCCCATTGGGATTTACAGGACAGAGTCGCACATGTTCGCAACCTCTGAG CCCCACGACATCCGAGCGCAG TCACAGATCTCAATCAATGTTGAGGACTGCGAGGACACGAAGGATGTCAAGGAGCACTGGGGCATCAAGACCAGCCACCACAGGAACTCGTGCTCCAGCGACCAGTCCGAGCACCCGCTGCTGCGGCGCAAGAGCATGCAGTGGGCTCGCCGCCTGAGCAGGAAGGGCAACAAGCACTCCAGCAAGACGGCCGAGTGGATCAGCCAGCAGCGCCTCAGCCTCTACCGGCGCTCCGAGAGGCAGGAGCTTTCCGAGCTGGTCAAAAACCGTATGAAGCACCTGGGCTTGCCCACGACCGGGTACG AGGATGTAGCAAATTTAACAGCCAGTGATGTGATGAATCGGGTAAACCTGGGATATTTGCAAG ACGAGATGAATGACCACCAGAACACGTTGTCCTACGTCCTGATCAATCCCCCCCCGGACACGCGGCTGGAGCTCAACGACATCGT GTACCTGATCCGCTCCGACCCGCTGGCCCACGTGGCCAATGATGGCCACAGTCgcaagagcagctgcagcaacaAGCTGGGCCCCTGCAACCCTGAAACACGCGACGAGACCCAGCTGTGA